The genomic DNA gaaaatccAAAATCTTGATGTTGCTGCCTCAAATTGCGGCTATGGACCGTATTTTAAAACCTTTGTTGAGATCACTCGTAGTTGACAATTAAAGTATTCAATTTTCAACCTTATAGGATTGTGATTTTTGATGCCTTTTCTCATGCTTTTTTGTCTTGTTCATGGTTTTTGAGTGTTAATATTGGGGTTACCCTGATTTTGAAGATTCTATGTGGATATTTTTGTGTTCCTATCAAATTAGTCTACATGTTAGGTTAAGGACATTCTCACTGTTGCAGCAGATGTTATTCGTCTTCACTTACAGCCTATTGTGCTGCTGTTTTTAGTTCTTTCATCTGTTGCTTTTGATTTAGTGTTGAGTTTCATCTTCAGCTAGTTTTTTTGAGTATTTGCCTTTGTGGGTTTCAGTGATTTGTACTGACTTGTTTAAATGTAGAAGCGAGTATTAATACTGTGATGAAGCACACAAAGGGAAATACTGTATTGTTTTGGTTATGTGATGTTATACTACATCATGTTTTTAGCCTCTGTTTATTCTTGCTTGTGTTTGTTGATTCTATGGTGCTCTAGCGCATGCGATTTTGTGTTTGATATCACTGACACTACCTGTATGACtgatatttgtttgtttttgattgGTTACTTGTAATTAATTATGAAGCAtacaaggaaaaaaatgaagctTGTTGAATGTTAGTGAAGTTGTTAACAACTGCACATCTCTACAAGCGAAAAGATGTTAAAACTCtttctttatattttcgttTTACTATATTCAATTGATTGTCTACAGTCATGTTTTTCTGAATTAGCTCATCTTATCTCTTTGAACTATTTATAATTGTGTTGACCCCATTTTCTTTCACAATTTGAGGTTAAAATATTATGCTGCCTGCACCATGATCAACTGAGAGCTGTTTTCCATGTTTCTCAAAGAATTAGAAAAGCTGTAAGTTCAGAGTCTCCCTGCTGCTTATATGCCCATGAATGTCTGTTTATGATGAATTGAAGTGGTTTGATTCTTTTGCAACAACtaacttttatcttgtttttagGTTATCGTGGCAAGGCAGTTTCACTTCAATTATACTACCCCAGATCGCTCTCGGCTAGAGATGCTAAGCACAATGACTCCTCGTCCTTCTGAGCATTGGCCTTTTCTGTGGTAAGTGTTTCTAACCAATTATCTCTTTCCTGTGATTTTTAAATCACGTCTTTATagtgctataattttttttccagcaGGGGTGATGGGAAGGGACTAAGGATTCCAAGCCCGCATACACCTAAAGCACCTCGTCATGGGCCTCGACCTCCTTCTCGCCTTAAAGTTTCTGAGATGCGACAGGTTACAGCTGTTCTTTTCAAGGAATCGGCTTTCGCTTCTCGTTGCATGGTGCCATCAGTTATACCAAAGCCCCAGTGCAAATCAGTGGCTTCTAACAGAGTTCTCTTCTGTGAAGATGAACTATGCAAGGCAGTTGCTCAGAATAAACTTCTCTGAAGtgattatgtttattttttcccttcacTTTGTATAGTTCTTTTTTGGTTTCTAGTGAATGCTAGTTATAGTTATGATACAGTTTTGTAGTCTGTGTTGGTGGCAGTTTAGCTGGTATGGATATTCCTGATGTCCAATTAGGTGTGGAGGGTTGGCAATGTTTGctgaaataatattattataaaatattacttgtatatttttgtttttctgagACAAtttgtgagtttattttcagaAACAATTGAAGgatcttcttcttttatctATGTATACATATCCTTGCATGATTCAAAAGTGGGTATTGCTATAATGTAGTGGTAAATGATGACTTCTGTCAAAGCGGAATTTACTTTACCTATAGCTGCAATATTACGATTGACCGCTGCCAGGTGGTTGCATCTGTTAGCTTTACATTATCACGCTGTAGTCTGCAATTACGAAATTAATGAACCCAGAATCTCTACAAGTTGGACGTAGACTGTTAGATTATGAAAGGTAAGTTTTATTCTCTAAAATCTATTGttgcatatgaattttattCTATCTCTTAATCTAGTGGTGCATCTTGCTACTGAGGGTCCAACTTAATTGATAATTGCTAAGAGCAACCTTGGCCAGAGGTTCACTCTCAAACACCAAATTTAGGTTGCAGGGGATTTATTTTTCTCCATAAAATTAAAACCTCTTGTATAAGAAACTCACAATTGTATTGGACGATAGTTTTTGAGGATTTTGAATGGTATCTCCTAGGGATGATTTATTTTTCTCCATAAAACTAACACCTCTTATATAAGAAACACACAAATTGTATGGGAGGATggtttttgagggttttggaaGGCTTTGtcaaatttcttgtttttttttttttaataatagtttaaataaacaaaagttaTTAGTATTAAATTATAAGCATTATTTTCCTCCTctttaaatatttcaaacaagTTGAGAGATTTTTATCGTTTTCTCTACCCTCTCAAGCACCTACCTCCATTTTTCTGTTAACTCTCAAACAAAGCCGTTTAAAACGGTGTTGTGGCAAATAGTACAAGATATAAAGGAGTTCTCAAACCTCATTCGAATATATCTATTCAAATGAGAACTCTTTGTATGCGACCAACGCCTTGGCAACATACATCACCATGCTTTCAAGATCTCTTATAGTTATTGTCATGTTTTGGACTGTAATTGCAAAAGTATTTTTTGAGGTGTAATAGCAAAAGTCAACTACTTTTGTTACAAGAGGAAGGAGTAGTAGTAACTGGTGTAACTATTCACAAATTCCTCAAGGGTGGTCTTTAGAACCTAATATAAGAAGATAGCTGACATGCTTTATTGGAAAAGAATGAAAGCTGACATTACAAAACATGGTGCTACTTGCGCCCAACCTTTGCCAAAGGAAGAATTACCAAGTTATCTCCTGCTAGTCTTTTGCAGCCTTAGCCAATCCCTAAGCAAGTATGGTATGACATTTCCTTGGATTGTTTTTATTGGAAGCTTACCTAAATTCGAAACAGATACTTACTTATATGGAAGatactcattttcatttttactttttcaaagTTGTCAAGCTCCACAAGTTTCTATCTTCCATAGTTTTCAGATAGAGATAACATTTTCACCGGTCAATCTTGGACTATTATTTAAATACTCAACAGTTAAAACcaatataaaattcatttttccaTCTTGATTTAAACTTATAAAGGAACTGCCAATGTAAATTTGTCTGGTTGGTAAGAATTCAGCTCATTGTCGATGTAGGGACCTCTGTTAAGTGCAAGTGATCTCTGAATCTTAAGCTTTCTTTGACGTTGACGAGCCTTTGAAACCCAACTTgcctaaaaagaaatattacCATAAAAAACTTATAAAGAAACAACTAGTTAAAATATTCATGTTTGTCATAAGATCTTTGCAATTTTTCtatcttgatttttttgttgataaaatccATAGTACAATATTAAGCATGACATATCCAAGGTCTGTTACTATATTTGTTGAACCTTTAATTCATTGTACAGTATAATTCATAGACtggtaaacaaatatttaatggTTTTCCAATCTCAGCGTTAGATTCACTGGAGGGTATAAGTCCTACTCTAGAaaggaaaattatattttcaaacaaaCTCATCAAGCTTCTTTTCTAAGATTTCTTTAACAAGTATTTTGTAAGCTTTCTCTGTGGGATGATAACTGTCCCAGAACACATATTGAGAGGTATCATTACACACTTTTAAGGTGAAAGAACTACAGAGAGGACCAAGTTCTATATTTGCAATGCCACAGCATGAAGCATCCCCATTTTCAAATCCTGATTCACAAAAATGAGTAAGTCAGTTAATCTTAATTCAAGCAGGAATGCTGTTGGTAATATTTTTAGTAATTCAGATAAATATTctcatatataataaaaataagacaCTTGTTAAGGCATCatgtaaatgaatttttttgggGTCTGTGTAGACAAGACAATAAATATCATCTGAGACTCACAAAAAACTGCGAGGTCTTGGGTTCGAGCCCAACTGTAGATGTCCAATTTAACCATATTAACATTGTCACTTAGCTAtaccttacaaaaaaaaaaaaaaaaaagcatttccTATGGACTTAGATATAAACAAATAGATTCACTTTCTGCGTAATAAAATTATACGCAAAATTAATCCTTTGCTCACTTATTAAGATAATTCGTTATATTTCTGtccaaaaaaaagataataagtTATTCacatttattcttatttttctttaaaagttCAACTTTATCATCTAATTTAACTCTCATCTAATTGCATAAAAGACAGTGAACATTTAATCAGAAAAAGTTGACCTAAAATGAAGGATATTTTTTGTTCGCTATCgtaaaaataggataaaaagagtcgatttttctttatattttgtcACGACTTAGATGTGTCAAATTTTGTTACTGATAGAGTATGTTTGGTCAAATATAAGAGGGTACATATATGTAGTccaaatttgaaccaaatacattaccttttttacttatatttttaagtgTGAAGTAGGAAATAATATAAGCTTCATGCCATGAAATTTATCTGTGGTGAGAGAACCTAAAGAGTATGAACTTGAGATACTTACCATAGTCATTGTGGTTTATGATAATGTCATGCAGTTGACTAAAGTTCTCAAGGTAGACAAGCCTGGAATCTGGATGTTTTTTTGCTAGATCTATAATGGAAGAGGAAAGCTTGGAGTTAAAGATCAATGCTCCCTCATTTACAATCTCTACACATTCCCTTAATAGGCCTCCTTTTACAGTTCTTTGGAATGGCACACATCCTACTGGTGATAAACTGAATATTCCAATTCTTCTTGCTCCCAATAGATAAAGATCCTTCATCGTGAAGTTTCATGACATTtccatcaaaatatatttttgatccagcaagtattcaatattttttacaaatatatttttcttgaatgCAAATATTGTTCCATTTTCACATCAAAAGCATACCTcaacaaattttgaatttgcactGACCAGCAAGCTCGTATACTTTTCTATATCATATTCATGCTTTCTGAATGGTGACAGATAATATGTTCCTGCAATATCATTGGTTCCCATGCTTATGATAAGCATGCTATTTGCTATAATCTCAGCTGTCCTATTTTCCCCCACAGCTTCCTTCAGTTTTCCTATATACTCTTTGAACATTTCTAGTTGATCCTCTGCTGACAACACTtcctgatatatatatatatatatatatatatatatatatatagcacaaataaataaataaataaataatgttacgGCATTTTTTGTAACACAAAGTTAGAAgtatacttaaaattttaaagacaGAAACTATTACTGCTAGTTCAATTGTAAGAGGATCATATCCTGAACCAGCAGATGCAAAACACACTCCAGTTAAGAGGTCTTCAGTACTCAAATTTGGATCAAGATAAGGTGGCATGGCCTCCTTAATACCAAGGTATTCAACTGCAATTACATGAAAATACTCAAGCATAACGAACCATGCAAGGTTTTCGagttaaattagtttttagtccttataaattaTCTCAAAGTTTGTTTCTAATCCATACAAATTACAAAACTGCATACTTTCAGTCCCTCTTAGGGATCAAAGGAataataaggactaaaaacaaaaaatgaaaatcttaagagacgaaaatcatatttaacacaATAATAAGAAGCATATTAGTGCATTTGGATGTTAGAACAACGTACGAAAAACATCTGAAGGGATTTTTCCATTGCAAAACCTTCCTGTCGCTTTTCCTCCAATAAAATCCCTCCCATTCGGTTTGAAATTCGCCTTCACTATTGTTGAAATATAATTGTTGTTGCCAGTATCCAAGATTGAATCACCAAATGCCATAACAGCAGGAAATGAATGGTTTTTATAAGGAGGTTCATCAAATGTAGCTGTCACAACAAATGGATAAAACAAAACTAGAAAAGGACAGGCATAAAAAGATTTAATAAGGGTGAAAAGCTTCATCATGTGATTTGAATTGAATCTCACTCTTTTGATTCAACCTTGAAGAATGTTGATTTATAAAGGGTAGGGACTTATTTGACACATTTTTTCATACGTAGGAACTACGTAACACTTTACCTGTTGGTATCAGCTAGCTACTTAACTGTCATGGTAAAGGTGCTAGCTATTTCTTGTTAGCTAAGGGAAGATTCAAGGGCACAGTTTTCAATTTTCTGAACTCTACTTCATTGGGTGTGTTGTGTGCATCACTTTCAAGCCAGTCTTATTATAAATATCTCATTATAATTaagttgtgttgatttcaatgataaaatGAGTTTCTTTACTAAAACAACCTTATTAATAGCGGTCACTAGCGTAATTGATAGTGTGTTAGAGATACAATGATATATTATtggaaaaaagtaaataatgtTTCGTTGGTaatataaagaaacaaataatataaGACAAGTAAATGTAACAAACGAgacatataatatataacatgagacggatggagtatcaCTTAGCATTTGTTCATATTCAATAGTTAATCGCAACAGTTTTGTAAAATCGCTACGCGCATCCattcatttattgttttttattggtttatGTGAAAGAACtttaaacatttatttaaaagtgaattaaTTGTTTACACTTGCAAATTCTATTCTTGCTTCCTTAAAACAGATGCATGGAAAGATAACCAAAATGAGGCACTTGTAGTTGTTCAATCCATTGGGAATGGTTTTCTAAGTTTATCACGAAAGAAAGCTCATGCAGATAATGTGTTTCCACAAGAGTATCTGTTTTATAGGTATCACCATCCATACATTTTCTCATTCATATGAAACCAACTTCAATTGGTCCAAAAACTGAACCAATTTCTCTTGAATCTTTAGACTAGATACTGCATACCTAATTCAAGTCCCACTCCGAAGACATATTGCTGGCTGAATTGACAGCAATTTATCGCGGTCTTAGATTGCTAAAAACATGGTTATCCGGATTCACTTCTTTCCACTAATCTCATCCATGGGGAGTCATCGCATTATCATGTTTATGCTGTTCTTGTGCAGGACATAAAAGATCTTCTGGCTACCAGCAATTTCTCAATTCATCACATTCTCAGAGAAGGTAACCAGAGTGCGGATTTTATGGCAAAATTAGGAGCTGCTTCAGATGATGACATTGTTATTCACTCTTCTCCTCCAACCGACCTCCTTGGCCTGCTAAGGAACGACACCAGGGAACTTATTTCCCTAGGGCCTAGcttgtttctttttgttctttgtgttttctttctttccgtTTTTTATTagctttgtaaccaaaaaaataattataaacattACTTTCCtcctctttaaaaaatatttcaaacaagTTGAGAAATTTTTATCGTTTTCTCTACCCTCTCAAGCACCTACCTCCATTTTTCTGTTAACTCTCAAACAAAGCCATTTAAAACGGCAACATATAAAGGAGTTCTCAAACCTCATTCGAATATATCTATTCAAATGAGAACTCTTTGTATGCGACCAACGCCTTGGCAACATACATCACCATGCTTTCAAGATCTCCTATAGTTGTCATTGTCATGTTTTGCACTGTAATTGCAAAAGTATTTTTTGAGGTGTAATAGCAAAAGTTAACTAGTTTTGTTACAAGAGGGAGTAGTAACTGGTGTAACTATTCACAAATTCCTCAAGGGTGATCTTTAATATAAGATGATAGCTGACATGCTTTATTGGAAAACAATGAAAGCTGACATATTAAAAAACATGGTGCTACTTGTGCCCAATCTTAGCCAAAGGAACAATTACCAAGTTATCTCCTGCTAGTCTTTTGCAGCCTTAGCCAATCCCTAAGCAAGTATGGTATGACATCTCCTTGGATTGATTTTATTGGAACCTTTCCTAAATTCCAAACAAAGAGATACTTACATTACATAGAGTATActactcattttcatttttactcTTTCAAAGTTATGAAGCTCCACAAATTTCTATCTTCCATAGTTTTCAGATTTTTCAGATAGAGATAACATTTTCATCAGTCAATCTTGGACTATTATTTAAATACTCAACGGTTTAAACCaatataaaattcaattttccaTCTTGATTTAAACTTATGAAGGAACTGCCAATGTAAGTTTGTCAGGTTGGTAAGAATTCAGCTCATTGTCGATGTAGGGACCTCTCTAAGTGCAAGAGATCTCTGACGTTGATGAGCCTCTGAAACCCAActtgcataaaaaaatttattaccaaaaaaaaacttataaagaAACAAGTAGTTAAAATATTCATGCTTGTCATAAGATCCTTTCAATTATTCCATCTTGATTTTGACAAAATCCTTAGTGCAATATTATAAGCATGACATATCCAGGTCTGTTACTATATTTGTTGAacctttatttaatttcattgtaCAGTATAATTCATAAACtggtaaaatatatttaatggtTTTCCAATCTCAGCGTTAGATTCACTGGAGGGTATAAGTCCTACTCTTGAaaggaaaattatattttcaaacaaaCTCATCGAGCTTCTTATCTAAGATTTCTTTGACAAGTATTTTGTAAGCTTTCTCTGTGGGATGGTAACTGTCCCAGAACACATATTGAGAGGTATCATTACACACTTTCAAGGTGAAAGAACTACAGAGAGGACCAAGTTCTATATTTGCAATGCCACAGCATGAACCATCCCCATTTTCAAATCCTGATTCACAAAAATGAGTAAGTCAGTTCATCTTAATTCAAGCAGGAATGCTGTTGGTTATATTTTTAGTAATTCAGATAAATATTctcatatataataaaaataagacaCTTGTTAAGGCATCAtgtaaatgaatattttttgggTCTATAGACAAGGCGACAAGTATCGCCTGAAACACACTTATTTAAGTTGAATTAGGAAATATATAAGCGTCATGCCATGAAATTTAGCTGTGGTGAGAGAACCTAAAGAGTATGAACTTGAGATACTTACCATAGTCATTGTGGTTTATGATAATGTCATGCAATTGACTAAAGTTCTCAAGGTAGACAAGCCTTGAATCTGGAAGTTTTCTTGCTAAATCTAAAATTGAAGTGGAAAGCTTGGCGTTATAGATCAATGCTCCCTCATTTAAAATCTCTACACATTCCCTTGATAGGCCTCCTTTTATGGTTCTTTGCAGTGGCACACATCCTATTGGTGATAAACTGAATATTCCAATCCTTCTTGCTCCCAATAGATAAAGATCCTTCATCATTCAATTTCATGATATTTCCATCAAAACATGAACTTTTCTAATATATAGGGTGTTATTGACCACCTCTTAACCAATGGAAACATTGTTAATTAAAATGtggtttaaatatatttttggtcctgcAAGTATacgatatttttattttaggctggtaaaaatattttgtattattatttagtccttacaaatatatttttcttctttaatgcAAATATTGTTCCATTTTCACATCAAAAGCATACCTcaacaaattttgaatttgcactGACCAGCATGCTTGTataattttctatatcatattCAAGCTGTCTGAATGGTGCCAACAGATAATATGTTCCTGCAATATCATTGGTTCCCATGCTTATGATAAGCATGCTATTTGCTATAATCTCAGCTGTCCTATTTTCCCCCACAGCTTCCTTCAGTTTTCCTATATACTCTTTGAACATTTCTAGTTGATCCTCTGCTGATAACACCGACTAATATATagcacaaataaataaaaaatgttatggcattttttataaaaacaaatttagaaGTATACCTAAAGTTTTAAAGACAGAAATTATTACTCCTAGTTCAATTGTAAGAGGATCATATCCTGAACCAGCAGATGCAAAACACACTCCAGTTAAGAGGTCTTCAGTACTCAAATTTGGATCAAGATAAGGTGGCATGGCCTCCTTTATACCAAGGTATTCAACTGCAATTACATGAAAATTCTTAAGCATAACGAACCATGCAAGTTT from Medicago truncatula cultivar Jemalong A17 chromosome 8, MtrunA17r5.0-ANR, whole genome shotgun sequence includes the following:
- the LOC11440152 gene encoding F-box protein At4g35930 isoform X1, with product MGKVMTTTEKRKGRRKLKKSGTKYLKPGTLAQLRCSKYLGSGSGAGRVCNDIGKKRVELLNLEKNEDHEGKVFDKSPLMLSPVNLVKQSSSVGTPKTPRIDECQSESRLESLPIDLLVKILCCLHHDQLRAVFHVSQRIRKAVIVARQFHFNYTTPDRSRLEMLSTMTPRPSEHWPFLCRGDGKGLRIPSPHTPKAPRHGPRPPSRLKVSEMRQVTAVLFKESAFASRCMVPSVIPKPQCKSVASNRVLFCEDELCKAVAQNKLL
- the LOC11440152 gene encoding F-box protein At4g35930 isoform X2, with protein sequence MGKVMTTTEKRKGRRKLKKSGTKYLKPGTLAQLRCSKYLGSGSGAGRVCNDIGKKRVELLNLEKNEDHEGKVFDKSPLMLSPVNLVKQSSSVGTPKTPRIDECQSESRLESLPIDLLVKILCCLHHDQLRAVFHVSQRIRKAVIVARQFHFNYTTPDRSRLEMLSTMTPRPSEHWPFLWGDGKGLRIPSPHTPKAPRHGPRPPSRLKVSEMRQVTAVLFKESAFASRCMVPSVIPKPQCKSVASNRVLFCEDELCKAVAQNKLL
- the LOC11443183 gene encoding uncharacterized protein, whose translation is MKSLFQVICWCSTIAIILQHVSSVSLPLPNNETVPAVFVFGDSIVDPGNNNYISTLIKCDFPPYGRDFDGGVPTGRFSNGLVPSDLVAEKFGVKKFLPAYLDPNIQLPDLLTGVSFASGGSGYDPLTAQITSVKSLSDQLDMFKGYMKKIDEAIGREERALIVSKSIYIVCIGSDDIANTYAQTPFRRFQYDIQSYTDFMAYEASKFLQELYRLGGRRIGVFDVPVIGCVPSQRTLGGGIFRECSNSSNQAAMLFNSKLFKEMRALGKEYSDARFVSLETYNPFMDIIQNPSKYGFNETEKGCCGTGNIEVGILCNPYSINTCSNPSDYVFWDSYHPTEKAYNVLSSLVLDKKIKDFFSTFDEPPYKNHSFPAVIAFGDSILDTGNNNYLSTIVKADFKPYGRDFIGGKATGRFCNGKVPSDVFLEYLGIKEAMPPYLDPNLSTEDLLTGVCFASAGSGYDPLTIELGSVLSAEDQLEMFKEYIGKLKEAVGENRTAEIIANSMLIISMGTNDIAGTYYLLAPFRQLEYDIENYTSMLVSANSKFVEDLYLLGARRIGIFSLSPIGCVPLQRTIKGGLSRECVEILNEGALIYNAKLSTSILDLARKLPDSRLVYLENFSQLHDIIINHNDYGFENGDGSCCGIANIELGPLFLFYPFVVTATFDEPPYKNHSFPAVMAFGDSILDTGNNNYISTIVKANFKPNGRDFIGGKATGRFCNGKIPSDVFLEYLGIKEAMPPYLDPNLSTEDLLTGVCFASAGSGYDPLTIELAEVLSAEDQLEMFKEYIGKLKEAVGENRTAEIIANSMLIISMGTNDIAGTYYLSPFRKHEYDIEKYTSLLVSANSKFVEDLYLLGARRIGIFSLSPVGCVPFQRTVKGGLLRECVEIVNEGALIFNSKLSSSIIDLAKKHPDSRLVYLENFSQLHDIIINHNDYGFENGDASCCGIANIELGPLCSSFTLKVCNDTSQYVFWDSYHPTEKAYKILVKEILEKKLDEFV
- the LOC120577366 gene encoding GDSL esterase/lipase EXL3, producing the protein MMKLFTLIKYFYVCPFLVLFYPFDVTATFDEPPYKNHSFPAVIAFGDSILDTGNNNYLSTIVKADFKPYGRDFIGGKATGRFCNGKVPSDVFLEYLGIKEAMPPYLDPNLSTEDLLTGVCFASAGSGYDPLTIELGSVLSAEDQLEMFKEYIGKLKEAVGENRTAEIIANSMLIISMGTNDIAGTYYLLAPFRQLEYDIENYTSMLVSANSKFVEDLYLLGARRIGIFSLSPIGCVPLQRTIKGGLSRECVEILNEGALIYNAKLSTSILDLARKLPDSRLVYLENFSQLHDIIINHNDYGFENGDGSCCGIANIELGPLCSSFTLKVCNDTSQYVFWDSYHPTEKAYKILVKEILDKKLDEFV